A single genomic interval of Lysobacter avium harbors:
- a CDS encoding nucleoside permease encodes MSLKLRLILLNFLQFFIWGSWLLTIGAYWFQNKGWSGTGFGAIFSTMGIASLFMPSLMGIVADKWINAERLYGILHLCGAAVLFYLPQVDNPQTMFWVMLLCMLFYMPTIALAITVAYNALIVDGRDVVNDYPPIRVWGTIGFIVALWTVSLLQLEQSAAQFYVAAGASLVLGLYAFTLPKCPPKLGKGEKRSLVDVLGLTSFRLFRDRNMAVFFVFAMLLGAAPQLTNAYGDTFLHDFANDERFSGLLAVRYPAIIMSISQASEALFILTIPFFLKRFGIKAVMTMSMLAWFLRFGLFAYGDPGPGLWMIVLSCIVYGMAFDFFNISGSLFVESQSDPKIRASAQGLFMMMTNGFGAVLGSVLSGYIIEHFFTYPDQSKNWHGIWMTFALYSLTLAVLFVPLFKHRHTRGPAAERAAARLGV; translated from the coding sequence GTGAGCCTGAAACTCCGACTGATCCTGCTGAACTTTCTGCAATTCTTCATCTGGGGCTCGTGGCTGCTGACCATCGGTGCCTACTGGTTCCAGAACAAGGGCTGGTCGGGCACCGGCTTTGGCGCGATCTTCTCGACCATGGGCATCGCCTCGCTGTTCATGCCCTCGCTGATGGGGATCGTCGCCGACAAGTGGATCAACGCCGAGCGCCTGTACGGCATCCTCCACTTGTGCGGCGCGGCGGTGCTGTTTTACCTGCCACAGGTGGACAATCCACAGACGATGTTCTGGGTGATGCTGCTGTGCATGCTGTTCTATATGCCAACCATCGCGCTGGCGATCACGGTGGCCTACAACGCGCTGATCGTGGATGGCCGCGACGTGGTCAACGACTACCCGCCGATCCGGGTCTGGGGGACGATCGGTTTCATCGTCGCGCTGTGGACGGTCAGCCTGCTGCAGCTGGAGCAATCGGCCGCGCAGTTCTACGTCGCCGCGGGTGCGTCGCTGGTGCTGGGCCTGTACGCCTTCACCCTGCCCAAGTGTCCGCCCAAGCTGGGCAAGGGTGAGAAGCGCAGCCTGGTCGACGTGCTGGGGCTGACCTCGTTCCGCCTGTTCCGCGACCGCAACATGGCGGTGTTCTTCGTCTTCGCGATGCTGCTGGGCGCGGCGCCGCAGCTGACCAACGCCTACGGCGACACCTTCCTGCACGACTTCGCCAACGATGAGCGCTTTTCCGGCCTGCTGGCGGTGCGCTACCCGGCCATCATCATGTCGATCTCGCAGGCCTCCGAGGCGCTGTTCATCCTGACCATCCCGTTTTTCCTGAAGCGATTCGGGATCAAGGCGGTGATGACGATGAGCATGCTGGCCTGGTTCCTGCGCTTCGGGCTGTTCGCCTACGGCGATCCGGGCCCGGGCCTGTGGATGATCGTGCTGTCGTGCATCGTCTATGGCATGGCCTTCGACTTCTTCAACATTTCCGGCTCGCTGTTCGTGGAGAGCCAGAGCGATCCGAAGATCCGCGCCAGCGCGCAGGGCCTTTTCATGATGATGACCAACGGCTTCGGCGCCGTGCTGGGCAGCGTGCTCAGCGGCTACATCATCGAGCACTTCTTCACCTATCCCGACCAGAGCAAGAACTGGCACGGCATCTGGATGACGTTCGCCTTGTACTCGCTGACCCTGGCGGTGCTGTTCGTGCCGCTGTTCAAGCACAGGCACACCCGCGGCCCGGCGGCCGAGCGCGCTGCCGCCCGTCTCGGTGTCTGA
- a CDS encoding ribokinase, with amino-acid sequence MDTAVPAQVVVIGSFNIDHVWALPALPQVGQTLVGEYHTGPGGKGFNQATACARAGAATAFVCSLGSDAGGQVARELADADEIALHVQASDAPTGTAGIYVDAHGRNTIVIGAGANASLDADFIGEQSTALEGAAVVIAQLESPAAAVEAGFRLARDAGATTVLNPAPADAVPSAALLALSDVITPNETEFCAQLQRQQGRQLAADAVAALDDAQLHRYCRALLPAGSVVITLGAAGCFVSHPEDQCRGDDDAHYRVAASPAKAIDTTGAGDAFNGALVASMAQFPARAFSRHVAFATAYAGRATERRGAAAAMPRQSPPAD; translated from the coding sequence ATGGACACGGCCGTGCCCGCGCAGGTGGTGGTGATCGGGTCGTTCAACATCGACCACGTGTGGGCGCTGCCCGCGTTGCCACAGGTCGGCCAGACGCTGGTCGGCGAGTACCACACCGGGCCGGGCGGCAAGGGCTTCAACCAGGCCACCGCCTGCGCGCGGGCCGGCGCCGCCACCGCGTTCGTGTGCTCGCTGGGATCCGACGCGGGCGGCCAGGTAGCACGCGAACTGGCCGATGCGGACGAGATCGCGCTGCACGTGCAGGCCAGCGATGCGCCCACCGGCACGGCCGGCATCTACGTCGACGCGCACGGCCGCAATACCATTGTCATCGGCGCGGGCGCGAACGCCTCGCTGGACGCCGACTTCATCGGGGAGCAGTCAACGGCGCTGGAGGGCGCGGCGGTGGTGATCGCCCAGCTGGAATCACCCGCCGCGGCGGTGGAAGCCGGATTCCGCCTCGCCCGCGATGCCGGCGCTACAACGGTGCTTAACCCGGCGCCGGCGGACGCTGTCCCAAGCGCCGCGCTGCTGGCATTGAGCGACGTCATTACCCCCAACGAGACCGAGTTCTGCGCGCAACTGCAGCGCCAGCAGGGTAGGCAACTTGCCGCCGATGCGGTCGCCGCGCTGGATGATGCGCAGTTGCACCGGTATTGCCGCGCCCTGCTGCCCGCCGGCAGCGTGGTCATCACCCTGGGCGCGGCGGGCTGTTTCGTCTCCCACCCGGAGGATCAGTGCCGCGGCGACGACGACGCGCATTACCGCGTCGCCGCCTCGCCGGCGAAGGCGATCGACACCACCGGCGCGGGCGATGCGTTCAACGGCGCACTGGTCGCGTCGATGGCGCAGTTCCCGGCGCGCGCGTTTTCGCGCCATGTCGCCTTCGCGACAGCGTACGCAGGCCGCGCCACCGAACGGCGCGGCGCAGCGGCGGCCATGCCCCGGCAGTCGCCACCGGCGGACTGA
- the dusB gene encoding tRNA dihydrouridine synthase DusB: MQIGAYTIDPKVILAPMAGVTDKPFRVLCKRLGAGLCVSEMTTSDPRFWTTSKSLHRMDHAGEPAPISVQIAGTVPAVMADAARHNVDQGAQIIDINMGCPAKKVCNTWAGSALMREPALVAAILEAVVSAVDVPVTLKIRTGWAANHRNALEIARIAESAGIAALAVHGRTRDQQYKGLAEYDTIAEVKAALSIPVMANGDIDSPLKAAEVLRYTGCDAVLVGRAAQGRPWILREIAHYLASGELLPSPGLGEVRDVLLEHLHDLHAFYGERSGVRIARKHLGWYAKDHPENAAFRAVVNRAESAELQLRLTRGYFDALIAGVPPELCAAA; encoded by the coding sequence ATGCAGATCGGCGCTTACACGATCGACCCCAAAGTGATCCTGGCACCGATGGCCGGGGTCACCGACAAGCCGTTCCGGGTGCTGTGCAAGCGGCTGGGCGCGGGGCTGTGCGTGTCGGAGATGACCACCTCGGATCCGCGTTTCTGGACGACCAGCAAGTCGCTGCACCGGATGGACCACGCCGGTGAGCCGGCGCCGATCAGCGTGCAGATCGCCGGCACCGTGCCGGCGGTCATGGCCGACGCGGCGCGCCACAACGTCGACCAGGGCGCGCAGATCATCGACATCAACATGGGCTGCCCGGCGAAGAAGGTCTGCAACACGTGGGCCGGCTCGGCGCTGATGCGCGAGCCGGCGCTGGTGGCGGCGATCCTCGAGGCCGTGGTCAGCGCGGTGGACGTGCCGGTGACCCTGAAGATCCGCACCGGCTGGGCGGCCAACCACCGCAACGCGCTGGAGATCGCCCGCATCGCCGAGTCGGCCGGCATCGCCGCGCTGGCGGTGCACGGGCGCACCCGCGACCAGCAATACAAAGGGCTGGCCGAGTACGACACGATTGCCGAGGTCAAGGCCGCGCTGTCGATCCCGGTCATGGCCAACGGCGACATCGACTCGCCGCTCAAGGCCGCGGAGGTGCTGCGCTACACGGGATGCGACGCGGTGCTGGTCGGCCGCGCCGCGCAGGGCCGGCCGTGGATCCTGCGCGAGATCGCCCACTACCTGGCATCCGGCGAGCTGCTGCCGTCGCCGGGCCTGGGCGAGGTGCGCGACGTGCTGCTGGAGCATCTGCACGATCTGCACGCCTTCTATGGCGAGCGCTCCGGCGTGCGCATCGCGCGCAAGCACCTGGGCTGGTACGCCAAGGATCACCCGGAAAACGCGGCCTTCCGCGCCGTGGTCAACCGCGCCGAGAGCGCCGAGCTCCAGCTACGGCTGACCCGCGGCTACTTCGATGCGCTGATTGCAGGCGTGCCACCGGAACTTTGTGCAGCCGCGTGA
- the metK gene encoding methionine adenosyltransferase produces the protein MSSYLFTSESVSEGHPDKVADQISDAVLDAILTQDKRARVACETMVKTGVAIVAGEITTSAWIDLEELTRKVIVDIGYNSSEVGFDGATCGVLNLIGKQSLDIAAGVDGNDKKLKKPEEQGAGDQGLMFGYACNEAPEFMPAPIYYSHRLVEQQAKMRKKRNSPMPWLRPDAKSQVTLRYDNAGQIAGLDAVVLSTQHDPGIKQKDLIEAVREHILKPVLPKEWLDTLPKNKIHINPTGIFVIGGPVGDCGLTGRKIIVDTYGGMARHGGGAFSGKDPSKVDRSAAYAARYVAKNIVAAGLADKCEVQLSYAIGVAEPTSISVTTFGTGKLSDDKIELLIRKHFDLRPYGIVKMLDLIHPVYQSTTAYGHFGRKPKVVKYRDSDGAEHEATAFSWEKTDRAEDLRKAGKLN, from the coding sequence ATGTCCAGCTACCTTTTTACCTCCGAGTCGGTCTCCGAAGGCCACCCGGACAAAGTCGCCGACCAGATTTCCGATGCGGTGCTCGATGCGATCCTGACCCAGGACAAGCGCGCCCGCGTGGCCTGCGAGACCATGGTCAAGACGGGCGTGGCGATTGTCGCCGGCGAGATCACTACCTCGGCCTGGATCGATCTGGAGGAGCTGACCCGCAAGGTCATCGTCGACATCGGCTATAACAGCTCGGAAGTCGGTTTTGACGGCGCGACCTGCGGCGTCCTCAACCTGATCGGCAAGCAATCGCTGGACATCGCCGCGGGGGTGGATGGCAACGACAAGAAGCTGAAGAAGCCTGAGGAGCAAGGTGCCGGCGACCAGGGCCTGATGTTCGGCTACGCGTGCAACGAGGCGCCCGAGTTCATGCCTGCGCCGATCTATTACAGCCACCGGCTGGTCGAGCAACAGGCGAAGATGCGCAAGAAGCGCAACTCCCCGATGCCCTGGCTGCGCCCCGACGCAAAGAGCCAGGTCACCCTGCGCTACGACAATGCGGGCCAGATCGCCGGCCTGGATGCGGTGGTGCTCTCGACCCAGCACGACCCGGGCATCAAGCAGAAGGATCTTATCGAGGCCGTGCGCGAGCATATCCTCAAGCCGGTCCTGCCCAAGGAGTGGCTGGACACGCTGCCCAAGAACAAGATCCACATCAACCCGACCGGCATCTTCGTGATCGGCGGCCCGGTGGGCGACTGCGGCCTGACCGGGCGCAAGATCATCGTCGATACCTACGGCGGCATGGCCCGTCACGGCGGCGGTGCGTTCTCGGGCAAGGACCCGTCCAAGGTCGATCGCTCGGCGGCGTATGCGGCACGCTACGTGGCCAAGAACATCGTCGCTGCCGGACTGGCCGACAAGTGCGAAGTGCAGTTGTCGTATGCCATCGGCGTGGCCGAGCCGACCTCGATTTCGGTGACGACCTTCGGTACTGGCAAGCTCAGCGACGACAAGATCGAGCTGCTGATCCGCAAGCACTTCGACCTGCGCCCGTACGGCATCGTCAAGATGCTCGACCTCATCCATCCGGTCTACCAGTCCACCACAGCCTACGGCCACTTCGGTCGCAAGCCCAAGGTGGTCAAGTACAGGGACTCCGATGGGGCCGAGCACGAGGCGACGGCGTTCTCCTGGGAGAAGACCGATCGGGCTGAAGACCTGCGCAAGGCTGGCAAGCTGAACTAG